TCCGCAAGGGCGGACGACACCGAGCAGGATAAGCTCGTGCCCCCGCGAAGTCCGGCCCCGTGCTGACCCGGGCCCTGATCTTCGCCCATCTCTTCCCAAACTTCGCCCGGCCTTCATCGAAGCGTGCGAGGCGAGGCGCCCCCTCGAAGTTTTGTAATCGTTAGGTTACAATCGGCCTCATGTTTGCGGTCAAGACGTTGCCGGAGTTCGACGCGTGGCTCTCCGGCCTCAAGGACCGGACCACGCGTATCCGCCTGAGCCGAAGGCTCGACCGGGCCCAACAGGGCAACCTGGGCGACGTGAAGCTCGTAGGCGAGGGCGTCTACGAGATGCGCGAGCACTTCGGCCCCGGGTGGCGGATGTACTACACGCAGCGGGGCGCCGTGGTCATCGTGATGCTTGGCGGGGGCGACAAATCCACCCAGGCCGCCGATATCGCGCGGGCGCTGCGACTGGCTGCCCGCATCGAGGAGTGAAGCATGAACAAGATCCGCGTAGCCGACCTGCCGGAATTCGACTTGGCCGACCAGCTTCGCACGGAAGACGACATCGCGGCGTACCTCACGCTCGTGCTCGATGAAGGCGACGCCGACGAACTGGCGCACGCGCTGGGAGTGGCGGCGCGTGCACGGGGCATGGGCGAGGTGTCGCGGGCCGCTGGCGTGACGCGGGAAGCTCTGTACAGGGCTTTGCGGCCAGGAGCGCATCCGCGGTTCGACACCATCGCACGGGTGTGCTCGGCGCTCGGGGTCAAGCTCGTCGCGCAGGCCCGGCACACGGCGG
The Thermodesulfobacteriota bacterium DNA segment above includes these coding regions:
- a CDS encoding type II toxin-antitoxin system RelE/ParE family toxin, translated to MFAVKTLPEFDAWLSGLKDRTTRIRLSRRLDRAQQGNLGDVKLVGEGVYEMREHFGPGWRMYYTQRGAVVIVMLGGGDKSTQAADIARALRLAARIEE
- a CDS encoding addiction module antidote protein; the encoded protein is MNKIRVADLPEFDLADQLRTEDDIAAYLTLVLDEGDADELAHALGVAARARGMGEVSRAAGVTREALYRALRPGAHPRFDTIARVCSALGVKLVAQARHTAGADR